tcccttttctgaAATAGCTATCTTTTAAATACTTAgcccaaaatttgaaattaagtacCAAATGATTGGCTGTACGGTTTACAATGCAGTAGCCATATTTTTTAACCATTTCTCCTTCATCTTATTCATCTTTCCATTGGAAATGAATATGCTGCTATGCTGCATTTATGGTTCATATACTTTTTGCAAGTATGTTAGACTATAGCAAACTAGATATATGGTTGAGCTATTCCATTTAAATTTCTAattctataataaaaatatatatagataatggtttttctcttttaaagTACTCATACAGAAAATTTTCTGTTTAGGTTGGCTACCTGTTGATCTTGGACCTAGGTCATTGGAAGAAATATATTCTCTGGTAACAAACTCCAAGGTAAGTGGAAATGGATATCGTAGTACTATGACAAATGCTTGTTACTTTAGGTTGAGCATAGGTCCTCCTTCATGTGAAATTGTACTGTAGCATCCTTAGTTAGTTGAGGATCTATTAAATGATCAACTTGCAAGAACATCACTGATTTTTGGCATTCAATACCTTGACATTCATAACTTTAGAAAATTTAGGGCACATTGGTGTGATTGGCTACCTAGTTACATATGCGACATGATCTGGTAGACAAATCAATCACTTTATATTACTGGTTGAGCTGCAAAGTATGTCAAACGGTATATTTGACAACCTTAATTTGATGTTAAGTTCAATGGTGACTATTAATGTTTTTATCAACCAttgaaattattgtttaattgatttgCATTTATGCAGTAAAGCAAGCATGTATGAAGAAATTATCAATAcctattattttgaaagaaaaaaaaaatcctatatTTTACGTGGCTGTATCATTTTTGTCCTTCGAGCTTTCTTTGTGTCAGCCATTTTCAATTAGCTCAATGCTAATTCTGGTGATTCTCATGGTCTGACTTACCTGATGCATTTGCTCAACATATTACAGAAGATTATATGGATTGGTCCAGTGAAATTCAGTTCCTCCAAACCTTGCACAGTTGGAACTTCTAAATTGGCTCAGATGCTTTGCAAACAGAGTCAATGTGAATGTGAGATAACAATTGTTGGGAGTACAGCATGTGaagtaataaaaaatgaatcaaactCTTTATCTTCTTTCAATGTGCTAGAAAATGCTTCAGTTGTATGGGAGTTTCTCAAAGAACAAAAGCTGCCTGGTGTCATGTCCTTAAATAGAGTACGCCAACTGCATCTATGTTCAACTTTTACTTCGCATTACTGCCATATTGTTATTTAAAGTacatttttttagatttttgcaTCATATCCTAGAGTAATACTTGTACATTTTGCTTTTCACTCCAAAGACCGTGGAGAAATGTGCTTGACATGTATGATAAATACTAAAGGTAGCATCATTGAAATTTCTTTATCTTCCGGATCTGATTCCTTATTTCATCTTGCATAAAATGCTAAGGATTGTTCTTAATGGTTTTAGTTTTGCAATTCAAAGATCCAAGAGTTACAGATTTTTGAGTCTGCTTAAAGTGGATGCTATCTGTGCAGGCATACCCATTTGAGATTGACTGGAGTGTGGCCTATCATGATGCATCCCAACCTTTGGTCGTTGATATTGGAAGCGGTACTTATCATGTTTCCTTAAACAAATTATTCCTATTATAGtcccaaaagaaaaagaaaaagcaaataATGCCTTTTTGATAATgatctatatttatttactacTTCACACAATATGTAGTTTAATGGCTCACTTAGTAGAATGATTCTGTTCCTTGAGCCTTTTTTCCTCTTTATAATCAATTCTTGCATCTGGATTGTCTATGGCAGGCAATGGACTCTTTATCATGGGAATGGCCCAAAATAGGAAGGATCTGAATTTTCTTGGTTTGGAGATTAATGGAAAGGTctgttttattgttttcttgGTTTTGAGATTATTATTTCACCTTTCAGTTGGTCTATCTTAATAGTGTACTAGTTTTGCAGCTTGTAAGACGTTGTCTGGATTCTGTTCATCAATCTGGCATAAGAAACGCGTAAGAGCTCTTGCAATTATTATGAAAAAGATGTATTGTGATAAAGACTAATTGAAGAATTATATCACTTTTGACCTGACTTCAGTTCAGTATCATCACCATGTTGCTTCGGTCATATGTGTAGGTACTTTATTGGTTCAAATGCAACAACGACATTCCGTTCCATTGTCTCCAGTTACCCAGGAGAATTGGTTCTTGTTTCAGTTCAGGTAGACAACAATATTCACTGAGTTCAAGTTGTGatattctctttctttttggaAATGCAAAATAGGCTTTGTTCCTCTCCTTTATGCAAATATTGAACTTTAAGCATACTTACTTTTTCCATTTAGTGTCCAAACCCGGATTTTAACAAACCAGAAAATAGGTGGAGCATGCTGCAAAGGTCGTTAATTGAAGCAGTGGCTGATCTTCTTGCATCTAAGGGGAAGGTAACATAATTTTGTTGCAATACATGAGCCCCTGAGGTTCCATCATGTGCATCACAAGTTCTAATATTCCTCCACTtctttgatgaaattatcaccAGCAAGAAGATTAATTCATAACATTATTGAAAATACTATTTGCAGTTGATCGGATGTGTTTTCCTTTGTGTTCTTTTATGCCATTGTTGATTACAACATAACAGATGGTAGTTATATCTTACGTTGGCGTTAAACGGAACATCTGAAATTGCAGTGATTTGATAATAATCAAGTGATAGTAAATGTGATTTACAAAAGGCCATGCTCAGTTGCAACTAAGCCAACAATGAGTCATATAGTTGGTTTAttggttattttattctcaGGTCTTTCTGCAATCTGATGTCGAAGCAGTTGCTATGAGAATGAAAGAACAGTTTCTGCAGTACGGAAAGGGAAAACTTCATCTTTCGCATGATCAATACAATATAAGAATCAATGGAAATGCATGGCTCGAGGAGAACCCATTTGGCATTCGTTCGGACTGGGAGCAACATGTTATAGATAGAGGCGCTCCTATGTACAGATTAATGCTTTCCAAATCAACTGGCTCTTGAATAAATTATTGGGCATTTTCTGGTTTTAAGACATTATTCGTAGCTGAACTATCCACATATTGCTTGAAGATCACCTGTAACAGAACTCGGTGCTGGTACAGACATGGTCTACCCTTTCTTGGAAGTAAGTTTAGTCATATGCTTCCTCATATTGCTAATCCAACAAGCTTCAATTTTGTGTTATGCCATTCTAGAGAAGGGTAAAGCTATTAATTCTTCCAAGTTCCATGGTTGCATCTTGtcagttctttttttttttatataaaaaatcttaTCAGGTTGTTAATCAGATGATCATGCAGATACATGCCAAGCACACTTCCTTGAAATTTGTTTTGCCGGACATTGGAAGCAACTGCAATTTACATGATTGTTGAGACGTTTGTGAGAAACTGCTTGACAAGCAATTCTGCCAATAGGGAATTGAGTTAGCCAAGAATTAGACCCAATAAGCCAATAATTCTTGTTCTGTGTATTTATCATGTTACAGTCGTGTTTTAagatattttgtattttatataaaatttcataggTTAATACATCGTATTTTATAACTTCAGCTTTCTCATATTTCATTGCAActagaaagttaaaaaaaaaaagaaaaaccctgcATGTTTTTGGTTGAATTGTATGGTAGGCATATGCATTCGACGAAAGAGTTtgttgattttagggtttattagCATGAGAAAATTCAAATGTTAACAGAATAAACCATGTATAATTGATGAGTTATAAGATTGTGTTGATAAGTTATAAGATTGATAGCataaatttttagtataaatatCCTTGTAATTGTTGAAGTTCAATGCAATAGAAGTTGAATTCTTCCTCCTATATTTGTTGCTCTCCGATTTCTAGTCTAAAACTTTAGATTCGGGGTTTTTTTTAATCTCTCAAACCCTATAAATCCAAATTTTACATCTATCCAATTAGGCTTGTTTTCTCTTCTCATTGCCTCCCTTAATGGAGTTTTAGCCTCATTTTTCAAGcaaacttcaaagttcaatgACCGAATCTTTTATGGATAAGCTTCACACACCACCaacaatttttaggttttgttcATGTGATGACGCATGAAGTCACCACCATTGACTTTGCTGTTGCTTTTTGGACCTCCCTAATTGTTATTGACTTCATCGGTGCTGGTTTGAGTTTTCTAATTAGTGCTATTTTTggttactatatatatatatatacatatatatatatattacatgtgTTTTTGGAAATTGCTAGTGTGAACTACAAAAGCTAGATGCAATCTCAATTGCATTTTAAGAAACATCTATCAGATTATTATAACCTTAATTGATTCgcatattttgaataaatttatttggaGTTTTAATTACTTATCTTTAAGGATTTTTAACAACccattattgaaaatatattgtgcaaaaatcaaatcaagtaaAGATCGAATTAAGACTTTCAATGTTATTGAAGTTTCcataaataagaaatttaatctTCATGGAGTTtgatatcaagaaaatttgtgCCAATATACTCTTTATTGAAGAcatatttgaaagttattttgtgTAATTAGATACACATTAAATGTATTTTGTCAAGCCACGTTATACTACACATAGAACAACTTGTTTAAGTTTAATATACATGGGAGAGGAGCACTTAACTAGTTCATTAAAGAATTGGTTTTAGTGCATATTTATGTgagtaaattattttgtttatcaatttataaataCAAGTTTGTATCGAATGGATAATTTCTTGTGTAATTAGAATTTTATCTTTAATGTACCACCTTACAACGAAACTGATTTAggtgaatttgataaatttcaacataatttcTTTAAGAGAATTTCTTTGTAAAAATCTTATATAACAGCATATAAATACTGATCAACCTGaactaagtaaaggatttcgAACCACCCATCTTGAGTAAAAGAACCAATAGGATCTAGTTTAGAGACTCATCAATGACACCCCCGGAAAAACATCATGAACCAAGTCAACAATACTTTGACCCACAATATCCCactataactaataaaatttggTATCAAAAGAAACTACCTCTCTCAACTAGCTATCTCCTAATTCGAAAGGCAAAGAAATTGGCCTTGTAACGAAAACTGACCCAACCATGGCCTGTCAATACCATATAGTCGAGAATAAAAGTCAATAACATTAGCCTTCAAAATCTCCTGGTCAAAACACCAATTACTACTCGTAACTTTAAAGCTTTGATTACCTTTTTTGCACAAGAGACTCactatgaaaataatttatgattcGATCACCATTACTCAACCACTCACATCTTGATTTTTGTTGTCATAATATTTTTTCCTGAATAAGttctatttttagtgaaattttctGACAACAAAGTCTCTTAAAATCATACAAATCAAGAGCATGTGGAATCTCTTAAATCAAGAAATGGACTAGCCTAAAAATATTACCTAACACCTCCCCATTCCACTTCTGAAGTGTCTCAATGAGCTTACTTAACCCACCAAAGCACTCTAAGGCCATCAACTCTTTTGAACTTTGGATGGGACATCCAACTAACCAAGAAACAAAGTAGACCCTTCTTTCGAGCATTCAAATCCTCAATAGATATGAGAATGGGACAATGATCATATTTTAACTTGTGCAGATGTCTAACCAAAGAATCAAGAGCAAAATTATCCCATTTTAAGTTACAAATAGCTTTGT
The window above is part of the Gossypium raimondii isolate GPD5lz chromosome 9, ASM2569854v1, whole genome shotgun sequence genome. Proteins encoded here:
- the LOC105799764 gene encoding uncharacterized protein LOC105799764 isoform X3 → MVRFDSTIFLGEKLDLSSLSASKALYTIKYLHECGAKMILVSEWSRKINPKLLDAQAVADILSSVLQLKVIALRCISCKSPLRREDLQKADIFLLENLSEYKEEVANRSKFAELLSSEVDILVNDSFCQSHKVLASTVGVARFCYASMAGFSFEENLHQLKKIAKTKKKPYLAVIGGGNLKSKAAALQFLASRCDALVFVGQMSFQIMRALGHSIPTNLVERDAHKAALDIVQFAHDKNVLMSYPKDFWCTNQHLPTELEVFPAHGVSASWLPVDLGPRSLEEIYSLVTNSKKIIWIGPVKFSSSKPCTVGTSKLAQMLCKQSQCECEITIVGSTACEVIKNESNSLSSFNVLENASVVWEFLKEQKLPGVMSLNRAYPFEIDWSVAYHDASQPLVVDIGSGNGLFIMGMAQNRKDLNFLGLEINGKLVRRCLDSVHQSGIRNAYFIGSNATTTFRSIVSSYPGELVLVSVQCPNPDFNKPENRWSMLQRSLIEAVADLLASKGKVFLQSDVEAVAMRMKEQFLQYGKGKLHLSHDQYNIRINGNAWLEENPFGIRSDWEQHVIDRGAPMYRLMLSKSTGS